The following nucleotide sequence is from Vibrio fluvialis.
CGATCGATAGAGTCCAGCTTCGCTTCGCTATAACCGCCAGTGATCAGCAGAGAACGAACACGAGCAAGCAGACCGCCTTCCAGAATCTGGAACTCTTCAGTCAGGTCTTTCTTCGCTTCTTTCAGCTGCATCTGTTCGATTTCAAGCGCACGTTTGTCTTTCTCTACGCCATCGCGAGTGAAGACTTGAACGTCGATAACCGTACCCGCAACAGAGTTAGGTACACGCAGAGAAGTATCTTTAACGTCCGATGCTTTCTCACCGAAGATAGCGCGTAGCAGCTTCTCTTCAGGTGTCAGTTGGGTTTCGCCTTTCGGCGTTACTTTACCAACCAGGATGTCGCCACCCTTCACTTCAGCACCGATGTAAACGATACCTGACTCATCCAGCTTAGACAGCGCAGCTTCACCTACGTTTGGAATATCCGCAGTGATCTCTTCTGCACCCAGCTTAGTATCACGAGCCACACAAGACAGTTCTTGAATGTGGATAGTTGTGAAACGGTCATCTTGAACAACACGTTCAGAAACCAGGATCGAGTCTTCGAAGTTGTAACCGTTCCAAGGCATGAACGCGATACGCATGTTTTGACCAAGCGCCAGTTCACCAAGGTCAGTTGATGGACCGTCAGCCAGTACGTCACCGCGAGCCACAGGTTCACCCGGCATCACACATGGACGCTGGTTGATACAAGTGTTCTGGTTAGAACGGGTGTATTTAGTCAGGTTGTAGATATCGATACCCGCTTCGCCAGGAATCAACTCTTCTTCATTAACCTTAACTACGATACGTGATGCGTCTACAGACTGAATCATACCGCCGCGTTTCGCGACTGCAGTTACGCCTGAGTCTACCGCTACGTTACGTTCAATACCGGTACCAACGAAAGGCTTCTCAGCTTTCAGCGTTGGTACTGCTTGACGTTGCATGTTCGCACCCATCAATGCACGGTTCGCGTCATCGTGTTCCAGGAATGGAATCAGCGATGCTGCGATCGATACAACCTGGTTCGTTGCAACGTCCATGTAGTTAACGTGTTCACGTGGGTGAAGACCAGATTCACCTTTTTGACGTGCTGTAACCAGCTCATCAGCAAAGCCACCTTCTTCAGTCAGTTTCGCGTTCGCCTGTGCGATAACGAATTGACCTTCTTCGATAGCTGACAGGTAATCCACTTCATCCGTAACAACGCCATCTACAACGCGACGGTATGGGGTTTCTAGGAAACCGTACTCGTTGCAGCGTGCAAACGCAGACAGCGAGTTGATCAGACCGATGTTCGGACCTTCAGGCGTTTCGATAGGACATAGACGACCGTAGTGAGTTACGTGTACGTCACGTACTTCGAAGCCAGCACGCTCACGAGTCAGACCGCCAGGACCTAATGCAGAGATACGACGTTTGTGCGTAACTTCTGACAACGGGTTGTTCTGGTCCATAAACTGAGACAGCTGTGAAGAACCGAAGAATTCTTTAACAGCAGCAGAAATTGGTTTCGCGTTGATCAGATCTTGTGGCATCACGTTGTCCAGATCGCCAAGGCTTAGGCGTTCCTTCACTGCGCGTTCAACACGTACAAGACCAACACGGAATTGGTTCTCTGCCATTTCGCCAACAGAACGGATACGACGGTTGCCAAGGTGGTCGATATCGTCCACTTCGCCTTTACCGTTACGGATCGCGATCAGCTTCTTCATCACTTCGACGATGTCTGTTTCGTCAAGAGTGCCTTGCTCTTCCGCGTCTGCACGCTCGATAGAGCTGTTGAACTTCATACGGCCTACCGTAGACAGGTCGTAGCGTTCTTCAGAGAAGAATAGGCTTTCAAATAGGGCTTCAGCCGCTTCTTTTGTTGGCGGCTCGCCAGGGCGCATCATACGGTAGATTTCTACCAGCGCTGAAATACGGTCATTCGAACTGTCGATACGCAGGGTTTCAGACATGAACGGACCGTGGTCTAGATCGTTCGTAAACAGAACTTCTAGTTTTTTGTAACCTGCTTGTGACAGGTTCGCCAGCGATTCAAGGCTAATTTCCTGGTTCGCTGCAACGATGATCTCGCCAGTTGCTTCGTTGATGTAATCTTTAGAAGAAACTTTGCCTACGATGTACTCAACTGGTACTTCGATAAAGCTCACGTCATCTTTTTCAAGTTGACGGATATGACGAGCCGTTACGCGACGACCTTTCTCAACATAAACCTTACCGTCTGCTTCGATATCGAAAGACGCAGTTTCACCGCGTAGACGCTCAGGGACCAACTCCATCATCAGAGTCTGGTCTTTGACTTCGAAATTAATTTTCTCGAAGAAGATGTCGAGGATTTCTTCAGTCGTCTTACCCAGCGCACGCAGGATAATAGATGCAGGTAGCTTACGACGACGGTCAATACGTACGTACAGGTTATCTTTAGGGTCGAATTCGAAATCCAACCAAGAGCCGCGGTACGGGATGATACGTGCGTTGTAAAGCACTTTACCTGAAGAATGGGTCTTACCCTTATCGCTGTCGAAGAACACGCCTGGGCTTCGGTGCAGCTGGGATACGATAACCCTCTCGGTACCATTGATTACAAAGGTACCATTATCTGTCATGAGTGGAATTTCACCCATGTAGACTTCTTGTTCTTTAATATCTTTGACAGTACCTGCTGGCGCGTCTTTATCAAAGATCACTAGGCGCAGTTTCACGCGTAGCGGTTTTGAATAAGTTACACCACGGATTTGACATTCTTTAACGTCAAAAACTGGCTCACCAAGACGGTAGCTAACGTATTGCAGCTCTGAATTGCCGTTGTAGCTCTGGATTGGAAACACAGAACGAAAAGCGGCTTCAAGACCGTATTGTCCTTCAGGATCCTGTTCGATGAATTTTTCGAACGAATCGAGCTGGATCGATAGCAGGTATGGAATGTCCAACACTTGTGGACGAGTACCAAAGTCCTTACGGATGCGCTTTTTCTCGGTATAAGAGTAAACCATGGGGTTCCTCAGCTCGCTGATAAGTGACCCAAACTGTCCGCTGAAAAGGGGACAGTGACTAAATCGCTGTTTACTGTAGTGACGGCTCATTACGTTAGAATGAGACGTTTTTTGCAAGGATATGAGACGCTTAAACAGCGGGAAAATTCGCTCATACCCTACAGCGCAAAAAGGCCGGTGGTCAATAAACCACCAGCCATTAGCCTTACGGCTAAGAAATTAAGTAATTATTACTTAACTTCAACAGTTGCACCAGCTTCTTCAAGCTCTTTCTTCAGTGCTTCAGCTTCTTCTTTAGATACAGCTTCTTTCAGAGCAGCTGGAGCGCCGTCAACTAGAGCTTTAGCTTCTTTCAGACCTAGGCCAGTTGCGCCACGTACTGCTTTGATTACAGAAACTTTGTTCGCGCCAGCAGAAGCTAGGATTACGTCGAATTCAGTTTGCTCTTCAACAGCAGCGCCTGCAGCAGCACCACCAGCTACAACTGCAGCAGCAGCAGTAACACCGAATTTCTCTTCCATTGCAGAGATCAGTTCAACAACTTGCATTACAGTCATTTCTGCAATAGCGTCTAGGATTTGCTCGTTAGTAATAGACATAACAATTCTCTTTTAAGTCAACAATAAGTTTATTTTGCAACCAGTAAAAAGCAAGGCAATTAAGCCGCAGCAGCTTCTTTTTGGTCACGGATAGCAGCGATAGTGCGAGCCAGCTTAGCAGCAGAAGCTTCTTTCATGCACATCATCAGACGTGCGATTGCTTCGTCGTAAGTTGGTAGCGTCGCTAGTACTTCAACGTCAGTCAGTGCGCCTTCATATGCAGCTGCTTTGATCTCAAACGCTTTGTTCTCTTTAGCGAAGTCTTTGAAAAGACGCGCTGCAGCACCTGGGTGCTCGTTAGAGAAGCCGATCAAAGTAGGACCTACGAATACGTCTTGTAGACATTCGTAAGCTGTGCCTTCTACTGCGCGACGTGCTAGTGTGTTACGAACAACACGTAGGTAAACACCCGCTTCGCGAGCTTGTTTACGTAGAGTTGTCATCGCAGCAACTTGTACACCACGAGAGTCAGCTACAACTGCAGAAAGTGCACCACTGGCCGCTTCGTTGACTTCAGCGACAATTGCTTTTTTGTCTTGAAGATTTAAAGCCATCTTGGATTACTCCTGGTTGTCGTTACACCACTCACTATTATCACAACAGTGAGAGATTATTAGGTGCAGTCCCAGAAGAAAGTTAACCCATTCTTTAAAATAAAAAATGAAATCTTTCTGTCAGGTTCGGGCACCATCTACGTAGGTTGCATTAAGTTATCAAGTGATAACGCCTACGGTCTTGGACGGAGACTGAACACTCATTCGAGGAATGAACTATCAGCCCCAACCACAAATATTAGGCGCGAAATTATACACAAATTTCACGCCTAAGCAAATGCATTATACTTGAGCAGTCAGAGTAGCCTGATCAACAGCAACGCCAGCACCCATAGTAGTAGAGATGCTTACTTTCTTCACGAAAGTACCTTTCGCAGAAGAAGGTTTTGCTTTCTTCAGAGCAACTAGCAGAGCTTCTAGGTTCTCTTTAAGTTGTTCAGTTTCGAAAGACACCTTACCAATGGTAGTGTGGATGATGCCGTTCTTGTCATTACGGTAACGAACCTGACCTGCTTTAGCGTTCTTAACCGCTTCAGCAACGTTAGGAGTTACAGTACCAACTTTAGGGTTTGGCATAAGACCGCGAGGACCTAGGATAGTACCTAGTTGACCTACAACGCGCATTGCATCTGGAGATGCGATAACTACGTCGAAGTTCATTTCGCCTTTCTTAACTTGCTCAGCAAGATCTTCCATACCCACTAGGTCAGCGCCAGCTTCTTTCGCAGCTTCAGCGTTAGCACCTTGAGTGAATACAGCAACGCGGATATCACGACCAGTACCGTGTGGCAGTACAGTTGCACCGCGAACGTTTTGGTCAGATTTACGAGCGTCGATACCTAGGTTAACAGCAACGTCAACAGATTCTACGAATTTTGCAGTTGCAAGTTCTTTCAGAAGAGCAACAGCTTCGTTGATGTCGTACTCTTTAGTTACATCCACTTTTTCGCGGATAGTACGCATGCGCTTAGTTAGTTTTGCCATTGTCTTAACCCTCAACCACTAGGCCCATTGAACGAGCAGTACCTGCGATAGAACGCTTCATTGCTTCGATATCAGCACCAGTCATGTCAGCAGCTTTAGTTTCTGCGATTTCTTGGATTTGAGCGTCAGTGATTGTGCCCACTTTATCAGTGTTTGGACGACCTGAACCAGACTTGATACCAGCTGCTTTCTTCAGAAGAACTGCTGCAGGTGGAGTCTTAGTTTCAAAAGTGAAAGAACGGTCGCTGTATACAGTGATAACAACTGGAGTAGGTAGACCTTTCTCCATAGACTCTGTACGTGCGTTGAACGCTTTACAGAATTCCATGATGTTCACACCACGTTGACCTAGAGCAGGACCAACTGGTGGACTTGGGTTAGCCATACCCGCTGCAACTTGCAGCTTGATATAAGCTTCAACTTTCTTAGCCATGATATTTCCTAGATTGTGGGTTCAAACGCTAATCTACTGATCAGCTCCCCGTTAGAGCAAAAAACTTTTCACTTCGACAGAAGTAAAAAGGCGCGAAATTATAGTCAGATTTCGCGCCTTAAACAAGCCTACAAAGCTGTTTTTTTAATCAAGTTTATCAACCTGACCAAATTCAAGCTCAACCGGTGTTGCACGACCAAAGATCGATACAGACACTTTCAGACGGCTCTTCTCATAATCCACTTCTTCAACAGTACCGTTGAAGTCAGCAAACGGACCTTCGTTAACACGTACCACTTCGCCCGCTTCGAACATAGTCTTAGGACGTGGAGCTTCGCTCGCTTTCTCAAGACGGTTCAGAATAGCGTCAGCTTCTTTATCTGTGATAGGTGCAGGACGATCAGAGGTACCACCAATGAAGCCCATTACACGAGGAACGCTACGTACCAAGTGCCATGATTCATCATTCATGATCATTTGCACTAACACGTAACCAGGGAAGAATTTACGTTCGCTTTTGCGGCGTTGACCGGCGCGCATTTCTACAACTTCTTCAGTTGGAACCAGAACTTCACCGAACAACTCTTCCATGCCATGCATTTTGATATGTTCACGAAGTGACTGGGCGACACGACCTTCAAATCCCGAGAAGGCTTGAACTACATACCAGCGTTTTTTTGGAGCTTCACTCATGTATTAAACCCTCTATACCCCAGTTGCAAAGGCAACAAGACGAACCATAATGCCGTCAATGCCCCAAAGCACTAGAGCCATTACAATACTTACAGCTAACACGATCAATGTCGTTTGCATTGTTTCCTGACGCGTAGGCCAAACAACTTTGCGAACTTCCATACGAGATTCGCGTGCAAAAATAATCGCGGCTTTACCTTTTGATGTGGTTGCAGCAACGCCAAGCGCAGCAGCAATCAACACAATCACACCTGCAGCGCGAATCACTACAGACAATTCACCATACAGGTAATTACCCACAACAGCGGCAGCTAGCAGTACAAAAGTGACGATCCACTTCAATGTATCCGCTGCACTTGAGCTATCAGGAGTCTCAGCATTGTTTGCTTTCATAAACCAACCTGTCACAAGTCTTACTATAGACGACAACAACCCCGCTGTTGCAGGGCAAATCCATTCCATCAACACTAAAAAGTGTCGATCGATCGTTCAAGACCAAGAGGAACTCTCAGCCCCGGAATTCCTTGCTGAGTGCGATTCGATTAATAAATCAGCACAAAAAACTACAGCGCAGAAAAAGGGCATCAAATGATGCCCTCTTTGCTACTGCGTAGTCAAATCATTCTTCACAGAATCTGTGATTAAGCGATGATCTTAGCAACAACACCAGCACCAACTGTACGGCCACCTTCACGGATCGCGAAGCGTAGACCTTCGTCCATTGCGATTGGAGCGATCAGTTCAACAATCATTTGAATGTTGTCGCCTGGCATT
It contains:
- the rpoB gene encoding DNA-directed RNA polymerase subunit beta, whose amino-acid sequence is MVYSYTEKKRIRKDFGTRPQVLDIPYLLSIQLDSFEKFIEQDPEGQYGLEAAFRSVFPIQSYNGNSELQYVSYRLGEPVFDVKECQIRGVTYSKPLRVKLRLVIFDKDAPAGTVKDIKEQEVYMGEIPLMTDNGTFVINGTERVIVSQLHRSPGVFFDSDKGKTHSSGKVLYNARIIPYRGSWLDFEFDPKDNLYVRIDRRRKLPASIILRALGKTTEEILDIFFEKINFEVKDQTLMMELVPERLRGETASFDIEADGKVYVEKGRRVTARHIRQLEKDDVSFIEVPVEYIVGKVSSKDYINEATGEIIVAANQEISLESLANLSQAGYKKLEVLFTNDLDHGPFMSETLRIDSSNDRISALVEIYRMMRPGEPPTKEAAEALFESLFFSEERYDLSTVGRMKFNSSIERADAEEQGTLDETDIVEVMKKLIAIRNGKGEVDDIDHLGNRRIRSVGEMAENQFRVGLVRVERAVKERLSLGDLDNVMPQDLINAKPISAAVKEFFGSSQLSQFMDQNNPLSEVTHKRRISALGPGGLTRERAGFEVRDVHVTHYGRLCPIETPEGPNIGLINSLSAFARCNEYGFLETPYRRVVDGVVTDEVDYLSAIEEGQFVIAQANAKLTEEGGFADELVTARQKGESGLHPREHVNYMDVATNQVVSIAASLIPFLEHDDANRALMGANMQRQAVPTLKAEKPFVGTGIERNVAVDSGVTAVAKRGGMIQSVDASRIVVKVNEEELIPGEAGIDIYNLTKYTRSNQNTCINQRPCVMPGEPVARGDVLADGPSTDLGELALGQNMRIAFMPWNGYNFEDSILVSERVVQDDRFTTIHIQELSCVARDTKLGAEEITADIPNVGEAALSKLDESGIVYIGAEVKGGDILVGKVTPKGETQLTPEEKLLRAIFGEKASDVKDTSLRVPNSVAGTVIDVQVFTRDGVEKDKRALEIEQMQLKEAKKDLTEEFQILEGGLLARVRSLLITGGYSEAKLDSIDRKKWLEQTLENDELQTQLEQMAEQYDELKAEFDKKFETKRRKITQGDDLAPGVLKIVKVYLAVKRRIQPGDKMAGRHGNKGVISKINPVEDMPYDEKGQPVDIVLNPLGVPSRMNIGQILEVHLGLAAKGIGDKINQMIKEQQELAKLREFLQKVYDLGETRQQVDIAALSDEEVRTLANNLRAGLPIATPVFDGANEASIKELLKLGDLPESGQLTLFDGRTGDAFERPVTVGYMYMLKLNHLVDDKMHARSTGSYSLVTQQPLGGKAQFGGQRFGEMEVWALEAYGAAYTLQEMLTVKSDDVNGRTKMYKNIVDGNHAMEPGMPESFNVLLKEIRSLGINIELEDEE
- the rplL gene encoding 50S ribosomal protein L7/L12, with amino-acid sequence MSITNEQILDAIAEMTVMQVVELISAMEEKFGVTAAAAVVAGGAAAGAAVEEQTEFDVILASAGANKVSVIKAVRGATGLGLKEAKALVDGAPAALKEAVSKEEAEALKKELEEAGATVEVK
- the rplJ gene encoding 50S ribosomal protein L10; translated protein: MALNLQDKKAIVAEVNEAASGALSAVVADSRGVQVAAMTTLRKQAREAGVYLRVVRNTLARRAVEGTAYECLQDVFVGPTLIGFSNEHPGAAARLFKDFAKENKAFEIKAAAYEGALTDVEVLATLPTYDEAIARLMMCMKEASAAKLARTIAAIRDQKEAAAA
- the rplA gene encoding 50S ribosomal protein L1; protein product: MAKLTKRMRTIREKVDVTKEYDINEAVALLKELATAKFVESVDVAVNLGIDARKSDQNVRGATVLPHGTGRDIRVAVFTQGANAEAAKEAGADLVGMEDLAEQVKKGEMNFDVVIASPDAMRVVGQLGTILGPRGLMPNPKVGTVTPNVAEAVKNAKAGQVRYRNDKNGIIHTTIGKVSFETEQLKENLEALLVALKKAKPSSAKGTFVKKVSISTTMGAGVAVDQATLTAQV
- the rplK gene encoding 50S ribosomal protein L11, which encodes MAKKVEAYIKLQVAAGMANPSPPVGPALGQRGVNIMEFCKAFNARTESMEKGLPTPVVITVYSDRSFTFETKTPPAAVLLKKAAGIKSGSGRPNTDKVGTITDAQIQEIAETKAADMTGADIEAMKRSIAGTARSMGLVVEG
- the nusG gene encoding transcription termination/antitermination protein NusG codes for the protein MSEAPKKRWYVVQAFSGFEGRVAQSLREHIKMHGMEELFGEVLVPTEEVVEMRAGQRRKSERKFFPGYVLVQMIMNDESWHLVRSVPRVMGFIGGTSDRPAPITDKEADAILNRLEKASEAPRPKTMFEAGEVVRVNEGPFADFNGTVEEVDYEKSRLKVSVSIFGRATPVELEFGQVDKLD
- the secE gene encoding preprotein translocase subunit SecE, which codes for MKANNAETPDSSSAADTLKWIVTFVLLAAAVVGNYLYGELSVVIRAAGVIVLIAAALGVAATTSKGKAAIIFARESRMEVRKVVWPTRQETMQTTLIVLAVSIVMALVLWGIDGIMVRLVAFATGV